A portion of the candidate division KSB1 bacterium genome contains these proteins:
- a CDS encoding ATP-binding protein produces MKVKSHTKLPVTVDKSHITTLGERLYTESIELIRELVNNAYDADATEVKVTIQPEQIKVEDDGIGMDWEGLLQYFNIGSPEKLHHSTSPKYQRDRIGQFGIGKFASLAACETFEVFTQKEAFAARVIFDKNSWSENHDTWELPVEIVEADRSQHDGTTIKLSKLTRSFDPDLVRQKILESVPIQAKNFSVLVNGRRVVMAKVPGHRIPFLEGTSFGPLHGEIIIVPVSQASAEEMGIQIRVKGVMVRKEFFGIQGWGKDGARIRGEVNADFLVVTSDRSGFRTDVEEYKAFDTAMQKLLRDVKSQLGRLIDRKETQKVRRALTEAMLRIQTALEKHPEFLEAGILPKGEETDAVGEPGEIKPDSEKSSMEEEEQNRIAVEPEKEPEHISDAKEDYVKKPAKPRIKKLSSNAVIRKIAVADFLVTCCLDQFGEDGPECFTQGQVIYINRDHPLYKRETKKKVTHTMYLARLLCQEIALLKNPPDARSAFQKQSELLRDAFSD; encoded by the coding sequence ATGAAAGTCAAAAGCCATACCAAACTTCCGGTCACTGTTGACAAAAGCCACATAACGACACTTGGCGAACGGCTCTATACCGAAAGCATCGAGCTCATTCGGGAATTGGTCAACAACGCCTATGACGCAGATGCTACCGAAGTCAAAGTAACTATCCAGCCAGAGCAAATCAAAGTGGAAGATGATGGCATCGGTATGGACTGGGAAGGGCTGCTGCAATACTTCAATATCGGCTCACCAGAAAAATTACATCATAGCACATCCCCCAAATACCAGCGCGACAGGATTGGACAGTTCGGTATTGGCAAATTTGCCAGTTTAGCTGCTTGTGAAACATTTGAGGTGTTCACACAAAAAGAAGCATTCGCCGCCCGAGTCATTTTCGATAAAAACAGTTGGTCCGAAAACCACGATACCTGGGAGCTGCCAGTCGAGATCGTTGAAGCGGATCGATCTCAGCATGATGGTACCACCATTAAGCTTTCAAAATTGACCCGTTCTTTTGACCCTGACCTGGTCAGGCAAAAAATCTTAGAAAGCGTACCTATTCAGGCCAAAAACTTCTCGGTTCTGGTAAACGGAAGAAGGGTCGTGATGGCTAAAGTGCCGGGCCATCGGATCCCATTTTTAGAGGGAACGTCTTTTGGGCCTTTGCACGGTGAGATTATAATCGTCCCGGTCTCCCAGGCCTCTGCTGAAGAAATGGGAATACAGATTCGCGTTAAGGGGGTGATGGTACGCAAAGAATTTTTCGGCATTCAGGGTTGGGGTAAAGATGGCGCACGTATTCGCGGCGAAGTCAATGCCGATTTTCTGGTTGTAACAAGCGATCGCAGCGGCTTCCGTACCGACGTTGAAGAGTACAAAGCCTTTGACACTGCCATGCAAAAACTGCTTCGTGACGTAAAGTCACAGTTAGGACGATTAATCGACCGCAAAGAGACACAAAAAGTCAGGCGGGCCCTGACAGAAGCAATGCTTCGAATTCAGACTGCACTCGAAAAACACCCTGAGTTTCTGGAGGCCGGCATCCTTCCGAAGGGTGAAGAGACGGATGCAGTAGGTGAACCCGGAGAAATCAAACCTGATAGCGAAAAATCAAGCATGGAGGAAGAAGAACAGAACAGGATTGCAGTTGAACCTGAAAAGGAGCCAGAGCATATCTCAGATGCAAAAGAAGATTATGTTAAAAAACCAGCGAAGCCGCGAATTAAAAAACTGTCAAGCAATGCAGTCATTCGAAAAATCGCTGTCGCTGATTTTTTGGTTACTTGCTGCCTGGACCAGTTCGGCGAAGATGGCCCTGAATGTTTTACTCAAGGACAGGTCATTTATATTAATCGCGACCATCCTTTGTATAAAAGAGAAACCAAAAAAAAAGTAACACATACCATGTATTTAGCTCGTCTTTTATGCCAGGAAATTGCTTTGCTGAAAAACCCACCCGATGCGAGGTCCGCATTTCAAAAGCAAAGCGAGCTGTTGCGAGATGCATTTTCGGATTAG